One Sulfolobales archaeon genomic region harbors:
- a CDS encoding AbrB/MazE/SpoVT family DNA-binding domain-containing protein, translating to MSSIVRVSKKNTIYIPKDIAEKLGIVEGSYLELRVEGDKLVAIPIPNPFWLALKGTKFAETTLKEIERVSEEEQSRYEGENSS from the coding sequence ATGAGCAGTATTGTCAGAGTTAGTAAGAAGAACACTATATATATACCAAAGGATATTGCGGAGAAGCTCGGAATTGTTGAGGGCTCATACCTGGAGCTAAGGGTAGAAGGAGACAAGCTTGTGGCCATCCCCATACCAAACCCTTTCTGGCTTGCACTAAAAGGAACTAAATTTGCTGAGACTACTTTAAAGGAGATAGAGAGGGTTAGTGAGGAGGAGCAGAGCAGATATGAAGGTGAAAATTCTTCTTGA
- a CDS encoding glycosyltransferase family 2 protein, with translation MRISNLVIAISPLLIAVIFTIITYANIYTIVIAFGLWLAMVVGLYTFINFYIVSLRARSYTLHYLGRLPRLRVASLVLSYNEEPEIVMGTLLSVKDATKGFGDVYLLDDSTREDIREKLEKFCRENGIIYIHRSSRRGFKAGAINDALRIISDKYDIVAIFDADQRPLEGFFELVLPYFEDPEVAIVQIPQGYTEIVSGVAHGARSQQEPFLRVIMRGRNGASAFSLGSGSVFRISALKEVGFFREYSITEDVATTIPILERGYKVIYVDAKLIWYGEPPQDLGAYVTQQSRWSFGYFQIAPSLVKSGLKASVFFDFFAGFLYWLKEGPLTLFELIAPITFLLLGLPILRMDPMLYLLAYIPYMLVSVALFIISVRGRGEYGLKEFYYHQAVEYLAFYAITLSFIRWVLGKKIPFKVTPKGSRKSRNVKLLIPHLIVLLLLLVSIIVGLLRIQHSYDLGYIYSVAINIFWAAYHLIFLAGGIAISTRDM, from the coding sequence TTGAGGATATCTAATCTAGTCATAGCTATATCCCCACTACTAATTGCAGTGATATTTACAATAATCACATATGCTAATATATACACTATAGTGATCGCATTTGGCTTATGGTTAGCCATGGTTGTAGGTCTCTATACATTTATAAACTTCTATATAGTATCACTTAGGGCTAGAAGCTATACTCTTCACTATCTAGGTAGACTACCTAGGCTTAGAGTTGCTTCGCTTGTTTTATCTTATAATGAAGAGCCTGAGATCGTTATGGGGACACTTTTATCCGTGAAGGATGCTACCAAGGGATTTGGTGATGTATATCTCTTGGACGACTCAACTAGAGAGGATATAAGAGAAAAGCTCGAGAAATTCTGCCGGGAAAACGGGATTATATATATCCATAGATCAAGTAGAAGAGGTTTTAAAGCCGGAGCGATAAATGATGCTCTGAGAATTATATCGGATAAATATGACATAGTAGCTATATTTGACGCCGATCAGAGGCCTCTTGAGGGGTTCTTCGAGTTGGTACTACCTTACTTCGAAGATCCTGAAGTAGCTATTGTTCAAATACCCCAGGGCTATACTGAAATAGTAAGTGGAGTAGCCCATGGTGCTAGATCTCAGCAGGAACCTTTCCTAAGAGTCATCATGAGAGGTCGAAATGGGGCATCTGCATTTTCCCTCGGATCTGGTTCGGTATTTAGAATATCGGCCCTTAAGGAAGTAGGTTTCTTCAGAGAGTATAGTATAACGGAGGATGTAGCAACCACAATACCAATTTTAGAGAGGGGATACAAGGTGATCTATGTAGATGCAAAGCTTATATGGTATGGTGAACCCCCGCAAGATTTGGGGGCATATGTTACCCAGCAGTCTAGATGGTCTTTTGGATATTTCCAAATAGCTCCAAGCCTGGTTAAAAGTGGTTTAAAGGCATCTGTGTTTTTTGATTTCTTTGCAGGATTCCTCTATTGGCTAAAAGAAGGGCCACTCACCCTTTTTGAGCTGATAGCCCCTATTACATTTCTGCTTTTGGGGTTGCCTATACTGCGTATGGATCCTATGCTGTATTTGCTAGCATATATTCCATATATGCTTGTCTCAGTAGCTCTTTTTATCATATCTGTAAGAGGGAGAGGTGAATATGGTTTAAAGGAATTCTACTATCATCAGGCAGTTGAGTATCTCGCATTCTACGCAATCACCCTCTCGTTTATCCGCTGGGTGCTGGGTAAGAAGATACCTTTTAAAGTCACCCCTAAAGGTAGTAGGAAATCAAGAAATGTAAAGCTATTAATACCCCATCTAATCGTTCTTCTACTCCTGCTTGTCTCAATTATAGTCGGGTTACTGAGGATTCAACACTCATATGATCTAGGATATATATACTCAGTAGCAATAAATATCTTCTGGGCAGCATATCACTTAATATTTTTAGCAGGAGGTATAGCTATATCAACTAGAGATATGTAA
- a CDS encoding electron transfer flavoprotein subunit alpha/FixB family protein: MAQTQQVLNVLPPTPDLESYRDVWVFIEILKGNMLGYCLEGIAAARKIASKVNMKVGALVASDVVSDETARTLIEHGADYVVAVEHPYLADYEPFAYTQALEEVIRERKPWALIFMADELGRDLAPRLAYRLVTGLATDNIDFDVEDFYHGLLKEKYTNILAQIRPDFATRIAKIYTPRHRPQIASLRPGSFKPLPRDPSRRGEVYRYKPSLTNYQRKIKVLGYEAIEDRGAELLEAKLIVSLGLGILRDAEGNPKNPLEAVELARKIIDLVRNRLGVKAAMGASRALIHADVKELRGIITHDIQIGQTGKTVSPKVYIAAGISGAIQHRVGILRAGNIVSINIDPRAPIHEIAHYVIIEDLYKALPKLYEALLRRIEGRGAQGG, from the coding sequence ATGGCTCAGACGCAGCAGGTTCTGAATGTGCTCCCACCAACACCTGATCTTGAGAGCTATAGGGATGTCTGGGTATTCATCGAGATTCTAAAGGGTAATATGCTTGGCTACTGCTTGGAGGGGATTGCCGCGGCTAGGAAGATCGCGTCTAAGGTTAATATGAAGGTAGGCGCTCTAGTGGCGAGCGATGTTGTTAGCGATGAGACCGCTAGAACCCTTATAGAGCATGGGGCAGACTATGTTGTTGCAGTTGAGCACCCATATCTAGCTGATTACGAGCCATTCGCATATACACAGGCTCTCGAGGAGGTTATTAGGGAGAGAAAGCCCTGGGCCCTCATATTCATGGCCGACGAGCTAGGCAGGGATCTAGCCCCTAGGCTTGCATATAGACTTGTGACGGGGCTTGCAACTGATAACATTGACTTCGATGTTGAGGACTTCTACCATGGTCTTCTCAAGGAGAAGTACACAAATATATTGGCCCAGATAAGGCCTGACTTTGCAACCAGGATAGCTAAGATCTATACTCCTAGGCATAGGCCCCAGATAGCATCTCTAAGGCCCGGATCTTTCAAGCCCCTCCCAAGGGATCCTAGTAGGAGGGGTGAGGTATATAGGTATAAACCTTCTCTAACGAATTACCAGAGGAAGATCAAGGTCCTAGGCTACGAGGCTATAGAGGATAGAGGTGCAGAGCTCCTAGAGGCAAAGCTTATAGTGAGCCTCGGCCTCGGGATTCTGAGGGATGCTGAGGGTAACCCCAAGAACCCCCTAGAGGCTGTGGAGCTTGCGAGAAAAATCATAGATCTTGTTAGGAATAGGCTAGGTGTTAAAGCCGCTATGGGCGCTTCAAGGGCTCTTATACATGCAGATGTTAAGGAGCTGAGGGGGATTATAACCCATGATATACAGATAGGCCAGACAGGCAAGACCGTTTCTCCTAAGGTCTATATAGCTGCTGGGATCAGCGGTGCTATACAGCATAGAGTAGGTATTCTAAGGGCTGGGAATATAGTATCGATCAACATAGATCCTAGGGCTCCTATACATGAGATAGCTCACTATGTAATAATAGAGGATCTATATAAGGCGCTTCCAAAGCTGTACGAGGCTCTTCTCAGAAGGATAGAGGGTAGAGGTGCCCAGGGTGGTTGA
- a CDS encoding SDR family oxidoreductase, protein MPRHNGRIAIVTGGAKGIGAAIAYRLGSEGARVAIFDIDGEAGLYRLRELRSSGIDAIFVRGDVSKEDDVVRCVDEVLKTYGGVDILVNNAGIGSSGRHLFDQTLDEWERVIAVNLTGPYLFSKHASKVMASRGGGVIINIASTRALQSEPNTEPYSASKGGLLALTHALAMSLSRYRIRVVSISPGWVDTSRWAYPPREPRLSRLDHMQHPAGRVGTPEDVAALVSFLASEEAGWITGVNIVIDGGMTTKMIYLDEDIISNSAEILTGVQGLADTLKKILSDPSKAAETLRILRSSGII, encoded by the coding sequence ATGCCTAGGCATAATGGGAGGATCGCGATCGTGACTGGAGGTGCTAAGGGTATAGGGGCTGCTATAGCATATAGGCTCGGCTCTGAGGGGGCTAGGGTCGCTATATTCGATATAGATGGTGAGGCAGGTCTCTACAGGCTTAGGGAGTTGAGAAGCTCTGGCATAGATGCCATCTTTGTGAGAGGTGATGTCTCTAAGGAGGATGATGTAGTTAGATGTGTTGATGAGGTTTTGAAGACATATGGTGGTGTTGATATCTTAGTCAACAATGCTGGGATCGGTTCTTCTGGAAGGCATCTCTTTGATCAAACCCTAGATGAGTGGGAAAGGGTTATAGCTGTGAATCTAACAGGGCCCTATCTATTCTCTAAACACGCCTCCAAAGTCATGGCTTCGAGAGGGGGTGGTGTTATAATAAATATCGCAAGCACGAGAGCTCTCCAGTCAGAACCTAATACAGAGCCTTATTCAGCATCTAAAGGAGGACTCCTAGCACTAACCCATGCTCTAGCTATGAGCCTCTCTAGATATAGAATAAGAGTTGTATCCATATCGCCTGGCTGGGTTGATACTAGCAGGTGGGCCTACCCCCCTAGAGAGCCTAGGCTATCGAGGCTTGATCATATGCAGCACCCTGCGGGAAGGGTAGGAACTCCAGAGGATGTCGCAGCCCTGGTATCTTTTCTAGCATCCGAAGAAGCAGGATGGATCACGGGGGTTAACATTGTGATCGATGGGGGCATGACTACAAAGATGATCTATCTGGATGAGGATATAATATCGAACTCTGCAGAAATCCTAACAGGAGTACAGGGGCTTGCCGATACCCTGAAGAAGATCCTCTCAGATCCTTCAAAAGCCGCTGAGACCCTCAGAATCCTGAGATCATCAGGGATTATCTAG
- a CDS encoding ParA family protein yields the protein MIVKLVPARIEMISVKQGVGKTTLSLYLGKEIAKLGNKVLIVNMDPLSPVLAPNAIERTSHGELFHDTIYGFTTLSLKTGNGDLRIINIVNMDTNEDTDLEEIIYRYETEKKIWESYIHALKSDQYDYFIINTPPTNCKLARIIPYEERAFETAHTVARKFKIYVSDFSNSTLRATLGEALRDKAEISATTIFIINKVYNFIDNINLARQELESIVKLLNGSYGIIIPIYRELLIRQNHLIGSDIEIHELKKLAEIIVKDSYRGEDYIMPKDPAEAIASLITTRRSILVKIPARGIDHRALILGIIKRLAEEKGSLGVKKAGVILTKKDIYEAFNDTKGYLKYNLLLLLPTYREDRFNAKSIYDIIRVGKKLATEIAVKLPDSNVIVIYRGNDLIPMSKYSDIRLQENEFWGALIGTLRNRYEIRIIVICESDAFDHSRCIGAEEYVDAIIDVDEYQNYRVRVAS from the coding sequence ATGATAGTGAAGCTAGTTCCAGCACGAATAGAAATGATAAGTGTAAAACAAGGTGTTGGCAAAACCACTTTGTCTCTATATTTAGGTAAGGAGATAGCAAAATTAGGAAATAAGGTTCTAATAGTTAACATGGATCCGCTCTCTCCTGTACTAGCCCCTAATGCTATCGAGAGAACCTCTCATGGAGAATTGTTCCACGACACTATTTACGGTTTCACTACACTATCATTAAAGACCGGCAATGGTGATCTTAGAATCATTAACATTGTGAATATGGATACAAATGAAGACACGGATCTTGAGGAGATAATATATAGATATGAAACAGAGAAAAAGATCTGGGAGTCATATATACACGCCCTAAAATCTGATCAATATGATTACTTTATTATCAATACACCTCCTACGAATTGCAAGCTAGCTAGAATAATTCCATATGAAGAGAGGGCATTTGAAACCGCACACACCGTTGCAAGGAAATTTAAGATCTATGTAAGTGATTTCAGCAATAGTACACTAAGGGCTACATTAGGAGAGGCCCTTAGAGATAAGGCCGAGATCTCTGCTACTACTATATTCATCATAAACAAGGTTTATAACTTTATTGATAACATTAACCTAGCTAGACAAGAGCTTGAATCCATAGTGAAGCTCTTAAACGGCTCTTATGGCATTATAATTCCAATATATCGAGAGCTATTGATACGCCAGAACCATCTTATTGGGTCTGATATAGAGATACACGAGCTTAAAAAGCTTGCAGAAATCATAGTTAAAGATAGTTACAGGGGTGAAGACTATATTATGCCTAAGGATCCTGCTGAAGCTATTGCCAGCCTTATTACTACCCGAAGATCGATTCTAGTGAAAATCCCAGCCAGAGGAATTGATCATAGAGCCCTGATATTGGGTATCATCAAGAGGCTCGCTGAGGAAAAGGGCTCTCTGGGAGTTAAAAAAGCGGGTGTTATTCTAACCAAGAAAGATATTTATGAAGCCTTTAACGATACGAAAGGATATCTTAAATACAACCTACTGCTACTGCTTCCAACATATAGAGAAGACAGATTTAATGCAAAAAGCATATATGATATCATAAGAGTTGGAAAGAAGCTAGCCACTGAGATAGCGGTGAAGTTGCCAGATTCAAACGTTATAGTTATATATAGAGGAAACGATCTTATACCTATGTCTAAATATAGCGATATAAGACTACAAGAGAACGAGTTCTGGGGAGCACTAATAGGCACTCTAAGGAATAGGTATGAGATTCGAATTATAGTTATATGTGAAAGCGATGCTTTTGACCATAGCAGATGCATAGGGGCAGAGGAATATGTTGATGCAATTATAGATGTGGACGAGTATCAGAACTATAGAGTTAGGGTTGCTAGTTGA
- a CDS encoding ABC transporter ATP-binding protein: MEAIRTYDLAKYYGSVRALDGIDLDIREGEIFTILGPNGAGKTTFLLLLATVLKPTRGTAVIKGLDIRRDDKRVREIVGIAFQNPQLYWRLTPYEILRFHASIYGIRGLERDRRLSLVMKRLGIEGFSRRMSALLSGGEAKRVEVAKVLIQRPEVAIFDEPTAMVDLEGRHIIWEEIRRLRDEGSTVIVATNEVYEAEVLSDRVAIIDRGRLIDVGTPRELKDKIPAGDLIEIKVQGRPDPRVGDMIKGSFNVTELVIGESHIILRMPESRKKLADLIKIVSELGAKIEAINIRELTLDDVFLYYTKKRILQ, translated from the coding sequence GTGGAGGCGATTAGAACATATGATCTTGCTAAGTATTATGGTAGTGTTAGGGCCCTCGATGGAATAGATCTTGATATTAGGGAGGGTGAGATCTTCACAATCCTCGGGCCTAATGGTGCTGGTAAGACAACCTTCCTACTCCTCCTAGCAACAGTCCTCAAGCCTACAAGAGGCACAGCTGTTATCAAGGGCCTCGATATAAGGAGGGATGATAAGAGGGTTAGGGAGATTGTGGGTATAGCTTTTCAGAATCCACAGCTTTATTGGAGGCTCACGCCTTATGAGATCTTGAGGTTCCACGCCTCTATATATGGTATTAGGGGTTTGGAGAGAGATAGGAGATTGTCTCTGGTTATGAAGAGGCTTGGGATAGAGGGTTTCTCGAGGAGGATGTCAGCGCTTCTTTCTGGGGGAGAGGCTAAGAGGGTTGAGGTTGCGAAGGTATTGATCCAAAGGCCTGAGGTGGCTATTTTTGATGAGCCCACAGCCATGGTTGATCTGGAGGGTAGGCATATAATATGGGAGGAGATTAGGAGGCTTAGAGATGAGGGATCTACTGTTATTGTCGCCACTAACGAGGTCTATGAGGCTGAGGTTCTGAGCGATAGGGTTGCGATCATAGATCGTGGGAGGCTGATAGATGTTGGAACGCCGAGAGAGCTTAAGGATAAGATACCTGCGGGGGATCTCATAGAGATTAAGGTGCAGGGCAGACCTGATCCAAGGGTTGGAGATATGATCAAGGGATCATTCAACGTCACAGAGCTCGTGATAGGGGAATCGCATATAATACTTAGGATGCCAGAGAGCAGAAAAAAGCTAGCAGATCTCATAAAGATAGTTTCAGAATTAGGTGCAAAGATAGAGGCGATAAATATAAGAGAGCTAACCCTTGACGATGTATTTCTATACTATACAAAGAAAAGGATATTACAATAA
- a CDS encoding PIN domain-containing protein — protein MRRSRADMKVKILLDTSFLLPIVGVRVREVEDLLDRLWAKHRRGEVEIYYTELNILEIAWKLSKIHYDPMVVKKGLMSIERNFVKAPLKYTSLLKAIELRRKNFKDLIDLMLYAIAAENNLQFLTLDEELINFLEGVGEDINIIITTL, from the coding sequence GTGAGGAGGAGCAGAGCAGATATGAAGGTGAAAATTCTTCTTGATACATCGTTTCTTCTACCAATAGTTGGAGTTAGAGTCAGAGAGGTTGAGGATTTGCTAGATAGACTTTGGGCTAAACATAGAAGGGGAGAGGTTGAGATTTATTACACAGAGCTAAATATTCTTGAGATAGCTTGGAAGTTAAGCAAGATTCACTACGATCCTATGGTGGTGAAGAAGGGTTTAATGAGTATTGAGAGGAATTTCGTTAAAGCACCTCTGAAGTATACCTCGCTTCTCAAAGCCATAGAGCTTAGGAGAAAGAATTTTAAGGATTTAATAGATCTGATGCTCTATGCGATAGCAGCTGAAAATAATTTGCAATTCCTAACTCTAGACGAGGAACTCATCAACTTCCTAGAGGGTGTAGGGGAGGACATAAATATCATAATAACAACACTCTAG
- a CDS encoding PaREP1 family protein, translated as MSVEERIRVYLEDAKRFLEEALKEFEEGVRSGDVIRIRDAAEKAWNSIVQSTNALLLKLVGKVPSSHWERRRLLREIEKDPSLAEFGFRDRYAARERYLHELVFYEGIVDVEDVKFELEKTHRYIEEVEKILRERHR; from the coding sequence TTGAGTGTTGAGGAGAGAATTAGAGTATATCTTGAGGATGCTAAGAGGTTTCTTGAGGAAGCTCTGAAGGAGTTTGAGGAAGGTGTGAGAAGTGGTGATGTTATTAGAATTAGAGATGCTGCTGAAAAGGCCTGGAATTCTATTGTTCAGTCAACTAATGCTCTCCTGCTAAAGCTTGTTGGTAAAGTGCCCTCAAGTCACTGGGAAAGGAGGAGACTTTTGAGAGAGATTGAAAAAGATCCTAGTCTGGCGGAGTTTGGTTTTAGAGATAGGTATGCAGCTAGAGAACGCTATCTCCATGAATTAGTTTTCTACGAGGGTATAGTTGATGTTGAGGATGTGAAGTTCGAGCTTGAAAAAACCCATAGATATATTGAGGAGGTAGAGAAAATACTCAGAGAGCGACATAGATAG
- a CDS encoding tRNA pseudouridine(54/55) synthase Pus10, protein MDSGVLMLASRILERYPLCDRCLGRFFAGLGMGLSNLERGRSIKVLMAMELHAGASRDPQGFRDRIYLYSLNAGEPFSSLYRHIYGLDPPKQSPCYVCGSRIESIIDEWVKRVGESLRAMGFRRFILGVRPPEGSLEAEEEIAREFSLQHWESIKNELKREIGKGVLRAYGFEPDLSDPEIMLILDIPRGSIEAVIPSLTISSKIVKLVRGISFKKRPGKRSLEDVLEKNAEDLGEGIRISIPVRDTSRYRILGDGCYSILEIKSPKPGRRNLETISRIINREQGIYIIYIIGKGRRRDIEDLADRVKRIAYRIYIYSGRELRDEEIERLKSQSPIIIEQRTPKRIVERGGAERRYIGDLRVEAIHRISERTFEIIASAPSRIYIEEAITGDEGRTSPSLSSILSADLKPLEIDVIRIEL, encoded by the coding sequence GTGGATAGCGGGGTTTTGATGCTGGCTAGTAGGATTCTTGAGAGGTATCCCCTCTGTGATAGGTGTCTTGGGAGGTTCTTTGCTGGGCTTGGTATGGGTCTTTCGAATCTTGAGAGGGGGAGGTCTATAAAGGTTCTAATGGCTATGGAGCTTCATGCGGGGGCCTCTAGGGATCCTCAGGGTTTTAGGGATAGGATATATCTCTACTCTCTAAATGCTGGTGAGCCCTTTTCAAGCCTCTATAGACATATATATGGTCTAGATCCTCCGAAGCAGTCTCCATGCTATGTATGTGGCAGTAGGATAGAGTCTATTATAGATGAGTGGGTTAAAAGGGTCGGCGAGTCTCTGAGGGCTATGGGTTTCAGGAGATTCATACTCGGTGTCAGGCCTCCCGAGGGCTCTTTAGAGGCTGAGGAGGAGATAGCTAGGGAGTTCTCGCTACAACATTGGGAGTCGATTAAGAACGAGCTTAAAAGGGAGATTGGAAAGGGTGTTTTGAGAGCATATGGTTTTGAGCCTGACCTCAGCGATCCCGAGATAATGCTTATCCTAGACATACCCAGAGGATCTATAGAGGCTGTGATACCCTCCCTAACAATCAGCTCAAAGATCGTGAAGCTTGTGAGGGGCATCAGCTTTAAGAAGAGACCGGGGAAGAGATCCTTAGAGGATGTTTTAGAGAAAAACGCAGAAGATCTTGGGGAGGGCATCAGGATCTCGATACCTGTGAGAGACACATCAAGATATAGAATCCTGGGCGATGGATGCTACTCAATACTTGAAATCAAATCCCCAAAACCAGGTAGGAGAAACCTAGAAACAATATCCAGGATAATCAACAGAGAGCAGGGAATATACATTATATATATTATTGGAAAGGGGAGGAGAAGGGATATCGAGGACCTAGCAGACAGGGTTAAGAGGATAGCCTATAGAATATATATATACTCAGGCAGAGAGCTCAGAGATGAAGAGATAGAGAGGCTGAAGAGCCAGAGCCCCATAATAATAGAGCAGAGAACACCCAAAAGAATAGTGGAGAGGGGAGGGGCTGAGAGAAGATACATAGGAGATCTAAGGGTCGAAGCAATCCACAGGATCTCTGAAAGAACATTCGAGATCATAGCATCAGCACCAAGCAGAATATACATCGAAGAAGCCATAACAGGGGATGAGGGCAGAACATCTCCAAGCTTATCATCAATACTAAGTGCAGATCTAAAACCCCTAGAGATAGATGTGATCAGAATAGAGCTATAG